A part of Oncorhynchus gorbuscha isolate QuinsamMale2020 ecotype Even-year linkage group LG09, OgorEven_v1.0, whole genome shotgun sequence genomic DNA contains:
- the idh1 gene encoding isocitrate dehydrogenase [NADP] cytoplasmic, producing MPQKIKAGSVVEMQGDEMTRVIWELIKEKLIFPYLEMDLHSYDLGMENRDATDDKVTIEAAEATRRYNVGIKCATITPDENRVEEFKLKQMWRSPNGTIRNILGGTVFREAIICKNIPRLVPGWVKPIIIGRHAHGDQYKATDFVVPGPGRLEMKFTPKSGEPMNFVVHDFEGSGGVALGMYNTDSSIRDFAHSSFQMGLVKGWPLYLSTKNTILKKYDGRFKDIFQEIYEKEYRSKFEQKGIWYEHRLIDDMVAQAMKSDGGFIWACKNYDGDVQSDSVAQGYGSLGMMTSVLICPDGRTVESEAAHGTVTRHYRQHQQGKETSTNPIASIFAWSRGLLHRAKLDDNAELRVFAEALEVVCIETIEAGFMTKDLAICVKGMANTKRSDYLNTFEFLDKLAENLKIKMSNQPKL from the exons CTACGACCTAGGCATGGAGAACCGCGACGCCACGGATGACAAGGTTACCATTGAGGCGGCGGAGGCGACGCGACGATACAACGTGGGCATTAAGTGTGCCACCATCACGCCGGACGAGAACCGGGTGGAGGAGTTCAAGTTGAAGCAGATGTGGCGTTCGCCCAACGGGACCATCCGTAACATCCTGGGAGGCACAGTGTTCAGAGAGGCCATCATCTGTAAGAACATCCCCCGCCTGGTGCCCGGCTGGGTCAAACCAATCATCATCGGCAGGCACGCCCATGGAGACCAG TACAAGGCCACAGACTTTGTAGTACCAGGGCCTGGGAGATTGGAGATGAAATTCACACCCAAGTCTGGGGAGCCAATGAACTTTGTCGTCCACGACTTTGAAG gttCAGGTGGTGTGGCTCTGGGGATGTACAACACCGACAGCTCCATCAGGGACTTTGCCCACAGCTCCTTCCAGATGGGCCTGGTTAAAGGCTGGCCTCTGTACCTCAGCACCAAGAACACCATCCTCAAGAAGTATGACGGACGCTTCAAAGATATCTTCCAGGAGATCTACGAGAA GGAGTACCGCTCTAAGTTTGAGCAGAAGGGGATCTGGTATGAGCATCGTCTGATTGATGACATGGTGGCTCAGGCCATGAAGTCTGATGGAGGATTCATCTGGGCCTGCAAGAACTACGACGGAGATGTTCAGTCTGACTCTGTAGCACAAG GCTACGGGTCCCTGGGTATGATGACCAGTGTGCTCATCTGTCCTGACGGTCGTACAGTAGAGTCAGAGGCTGCCCACGGTACAGTAACACGCCACTACAGACAGCACCAACAGGGCAAGGAGACCTCCACCAACCCCATTG CGTCCATCTTTGCGTGGTCGCGGGGGCTGCTGCACCGGGCGAAGCTGGATGACAACGCAGAGCTGCGTGTGTTTGCTGAGGCCCTGGAGGTTGTCTGCATTGAGACCATCGAGGCTGGCTTCATGACCAAGGATCTGGCTATCTGTGTCAAAGGCATGGCaaa TACCAAACGCTCAGACTACCTGAATACCTTTGAATTCTTGGATAAGCTGGCGGAGAACCTGAAGATCAAGATGTCCAACCAACCCAAACTGTGA